A single genomic interval of Helianthus annuus cultivar XRQ/B chromosome 13, HanXRQr2.0-SUNRISE, whole genome shotgun sequence harbors:
- the LOC110902307 gene encoding putative disease resistance RPP13-like protein 1: MAETITTELVKILFQKLSDEAFKRIARAQGIHNELKELKTTLSRIQDLLNDASQKEVTHKSVKSWLNALQHLAYDIDDVLDDLATEDMHRKLTLESRAIICSKVRKLIPSCCTNFSLTHRLSPKLDSINRELENLEKQKTDLGLLKIDEKPRNTSRRSETSLPERHVVGREVEKEQLLKKLLGDDGSSQDNFSVLPIVGMGGVGKTTLARLLYNDTKVQRHFEPKAWVCVSDDFDIFKITDAILQDVTKENNKFKDLNQLQKALTEQFKDKRFLLVVDDVWSENYGDWENLVRPFLSCAPGSRIIMTTRKEHLLKQIGFHNVDRLKSLSNEDALRLFAVHALGVDNFDSHTTLKPQGEGIVKKCGRLPLALKAIGRLLRTKTDREDWDDVLNSEIWDVEIGNATENGKDVENSDKIVPALRISYHELSADLKQLFAYCSLFPKDFLFDKEELVSLWMAEGFLNPSKSPERLGREYFEILLSRSFFQHAPNDESLFIMHDLMNDLATFVAGEFFLRFDNHMETKPEALVKYRHMSFTREEYVGYQKFEAFKGAKSLRTFLAVSLGWGGYYLSSKILDDLLPKLTLLRVLSLSRFEISEVPEFIGTLKHLRYLNLSGTNIKELPENVGNLYNLQTLIVSKCRGLTKLPKSFLNLKRLRHLDIRHTPLEKLPFGIGELESLQTLTKIIIEGDDGFAINELKGLTNLHGEVSIEGLHKVQSAKHAREANLSLKKITGLELQWVDVFDGSRMDTLEEEVLNELKPNSDTLKTLSVVSYGGTQISNWVGDRSFHELVDVSIRGCKKCTSLPPFGLLPSLKRLQIQGMDEVKIIGLELTGNDVNAFCSLEVLRFEDMSGWEGWSTKNEGSAAVFPCLKELSIINCPQLINVSLQALPSLKVIEIEGCGDGVLRSLVQVASSVTELKISDVSGLTYEVWRGVIGYLKEVEGLSINSCDEIEYLWESETEASKLLVRLKELRLVYCSGLVSLEEKEEDDSFGSSTGLLSLRRLYVSSCHSIEHLCCPNSIESLEIFDCSVITDVFLPKEGGNKLKSLCIRYCGKLEGKINNTSMPMLETLHIEKWENLRSISELSNSTHLTSLSINSCPRIMSLPELQLSNLTSLSLSECESLVSLPELSNLTFLSIIDCERLVSLPELSNLTFLSISDCKRLESLPELKNLALLKDLHIRRCPGIDVSIHGGRWPPNLCSLTLEGLKKPISEWGDLNFPTSLVDLTLGDEPDVRNFSQLSHLFPSSLTKLAIVRFDNLESLSRGLQQLTSLQHLVIWECPKVNDLPETVLPSLLSLNIEECPKLKERCEGRGSHYWPLISHIPYIEIDWR; this comes from the coding sequence ATGGCTGAAACTATTACTACTGAACTCGTCAAAATCCTTTTCCAGAAGCTGTCTGATGAAGCCTTCAAGCGAATTGCTCGTGCTCAGGGAATTCACAACGAGCTGAAGGAGTTGAAGACCACACTGTCCAGGATCCAAGATCTGCTTAATGATGCTTCCCAGAAGGAGGTGACTCATAAATCTGTCAAATCATGGCTGAATGCTCTCCAACATCTGGCTTACGATATCGATGACGTACTCGACGATTTGGCTACCGAAGACATGCATCGTAAGCTGACCCTGGAATCAAGAGCAATCATCTGCAGCAAGGTAAGAAAGCTCATCCCATCATGCTGCACAAATTTCTCACTAACTCATAGGCTGTCTCCCAAGTTAGATAGTATTAACAGAGAGTTAGAAAATCTAGAAAAACAAAAAACGGATCTAGGTTTGCTTAAGATAGATGAAAAGCCAAGAAATACTAGTAGAAGAAGCGAAACCTCTTTGCCAGAACGCCATGTTGTCGGAAGAGAAGTTGAGAAAGAGCAATTGCTTAAAAAGTTGTTGGGGGATGATGGGTCGTCTCAGGATAACTTTAGCGTCTTACCTATAGTTGGTATGGGTGGGGTTGGAAAAACCACTCTAGCTAGACTTTTGTATAACGATACAAAGGTGCAGCGTCACTTTGAACCCAAGGCATGGGTTTGTGTTTCAGATGATTTTGATATTTTCAAGATAACTGATGCTATCCTTCAAGATGTGACTAAAGAAAACAACAAATTTAAAGATCTAAATCAGCTTCAAAAGGCTCTCACTGAGCAATTTAAGGACAAACGATTTCTACTAGTAGTTGATGACGTGTGGAGTGAAAACTATGGTGATTGGGAAAACCTAGTGCGCCCATTTCTATCATGTGCTCCTGGAAGTAGGATAATCATGACAACTCGTAAGGAGCATTTGCTCAAACAGATAGGTTTTCATAACGTAGACCGTCTCAAGAGTTTGTCGAATGAAGATGCATTGCGTTTATTTGCAGTACATGCATTGGGGGTAGATAACTTCGACTCACACACGACACTTAAACCGCAAGGTGAAGGTATTGTGAAAAAGTGTGGTCGTTTGCCTTTGGCTTTAAAGGCAATTGGAAGGCTTTTAAGGACAAAAACAGATAGAGAAGACTGGGATGACGTGTTGAATAGCGAGATATGGGATGTAGAAATTGGTAATGCCACTGAAAATGGTAAAGATGTGGAAAATAGTGATAAGATTGTTCCGGCACTTAGGATAAGCTACCATGAACTTTCTGCAGATTTGAAGCAGTTGTTTGCATACTGTTCGTTGTTCCCCAAAGACTTTTTGTTTGACAAGGAGGAGTTGGTATCATTATGGATGGCAGAAGGGTTTTTGAACCCATCCAAGTCACCAGAACGCTTGGGCCGTGaatattttgaaattttattatCAAGGTCATTTTTCCAACATGCACCTAATGATGAATCATTGTTTATCATGCATGATCTGATGAATGACTTGGCCACTTTTGTTGCCGGAGAATTTTTTCTAAGGTTTGACAATCATATGGAGACAAAGCCAGAAGCTTTGGTAAAGTATCGCCATATGTCATTTACTCGCGAGGAGTATGTAGGTTACCAAAAGTTTGAGGCATTCAAAGGAGCCAAAAGCTTGAGAACATTTTTAGCAGTATCTCTCGGTTGGGGCGGTTATTACTTATCCTCTAAGATTTTGGATGACTTACTTCCGAAGTTAACATTGTTAAGGGTCCTTTCTTTGAGTCGTTTTGAGATAAGTGAGGTACCGGAGTTCATTGGTACTTTGAAACACTTGCGGTATCTTAACTTATCTGGAACAAATATAAAAGAGTTACCAGAGAATGTTGGCAACCTTTATAATCTACAAACATTGATTGTTTCCAAGTGTCGGGGGTTAACTAAGCTGCCTAAAAGCTTTTTAAATCTTAAAAGGTTACGACATTTGGACATAAGACATACTCCGTTGGAGAAGCTGCCATTCGGGATTGGTGAGTTGGAAAGCCTACAGACTCTCACCAAGATCATCATTGAAGGAGATGATGGCTTTGCAATAAATGAGCTCAAGGGATTAACAAATCTCCATGGGGAAGTTTCCATCGAGGGACTGCACAAAGTGCAAAGCGCAAAGCATGCACGGGAGGCGAACTTATCTCTAAAAAAGATTACTGGATTAGAGCTGCAATGGGTTGATGTGTTTGATGGCTCACGAATGGATACACTTGAAGAGGAAGTTCTCAATGAGCTGAAACCTAATAGTGATACGTTGAAAACGCTTTCAGTCGTGTCATACGGGGGAACACAAATTTCAAACTGGGTTGGTGATCGCTCTTTTCATGAGTTGGTTGATGTGTCAATACGTGGTTGTAAAAAATGCACATCTCTACCCCCATTTGGGTTGCTCCCTTCACTTAAGAGGTTGCAGATTCAAGGCATGGATGAGGTTAAAATCATAGGTTTGGAGTTAACCGGAAATGATGTCAACGCCTTCTGTTCACTTGAAGTTCTAAGATTTGAAGATATGTCTGGATGGGAGGGGTGGTCAACTAAAAATGAGGGTTCAGCAGCAGTGTTTCCATGCCTTAAAGAGCTTTCTATAATCAATTGTCCACAATTGATTAATGTCTCACTTCAAGCACTGCCTTCACTCAAGGTTATTGAAATAGAGGGATGTGGTGATGGTGTGTTGAGAAGTCTGGTTCAGGTAGCTTCTTCAGTCACTGAGTTGAAAATAAGTGATGTATCAGGGCTTACATATGAGGTGTGGAGAGGTGTTATAGggtatcttaaggaagttgaaGGATTAAGTATCAATAGTTGTGATGAAATAGAATACTTGTGGGAATCAGAAACAGAGGCAAGTAAGCTTCTTGTGAGATTAAAGGAATTGAGATTAGTGTATTGTTCAGGTTTGGTAAGTTTAGAAGAGAAAGAGGAGGATGACAGTTTTGGGAGCAGCACTGGCCTGTTATCTCTTAGAAGGTTGTATGTAAGTTCTTGTCATAGCATAGAGCATTTATGCTGTCCAAATAGCATTGAGAGTTTGGAAATTTTTGATTGTTCAGTTATTACAGATGTCTTCCTCCCAAAAGAAGGAGGGAATAAGCTCAAATCACTTTGTATAAGATATTGTGGTAAACTTGAGGGAAAAATCAACAACACAAGCATGCCAATGCTTGAAACCCTACATATTGAAAAATGGGAAAATCTAAGATCAATCAGTGAATTGAGTAACTCCACTCACCTCACCAGCCTGAGTATAAATTCTTGTCCACGCATCATGTCACTTCCAGAGCTTCAGCTATCAAACCTCACCAGTTTGTCACTTTCTGAATGTGAAAGTCTGGTGTCATTACCTGAGCTATCAAACCTCACCTTTTTGTCAATTATTGATTGTGAACGTCTGGTGTCATTACCTGAGCTATCAAACCTCACCTTTTTGTCAATTAGTGATTGTAAACGTCTGGAGTCATTACCTGAGCTAAAGAATCTCGCCTTGTTAAAAGATCTGCATATCAGAAGGTGTCCAGGTATTGATGTTTCCATTCATGGTGGGCGTTGGCCTCCCAACTTGTGCTCACTTACACTAGAAGGGTTGAAGAAGCCCATATCAGAGTGGGGGGATCTGAATTTTCCAACTTCCCTTGTTGACCTGACGTTAGGGGATGAACCCGATGTGAGGAATTTTAGTCAATTGTCTCACCTTTTCCCTTCTTCTCTTACTAAACTGGCAATAGTAAGATTTGATAATCTggaatcactttcaaggggactCCAACAGCTCACATCTCTTCAACATCTTGTAATTTGGGAATGCCCAAAGGTGAATGATCTACCAGAGACGGTGTTACCTTCACTTTTGAGTTTGAATATAGAAGAATGCCCAAAATTGAAAGAAAGGTGTGAAGGAAGAGGCTCCCACTACTGGCCCCTCATCTCTCATATCCCCTACATCGAAATAGACTGGAGGTAA